The nucleotide window GCGGTCCCCGACCGCGAGCACGCACACGTCCTCCCCGGCGCGCAGGCGCCGCGCCCGCAGGCCGAGTGCGCGGTCGGCGGCCTTGACGCCGAGACCGGCACCGGCAACGGCCGCTCCCTTCGGGAACCGCAGGCTCACCGGACCGTCGAGTCCGGCGGCCACGCCCAACAGGGCCTGCAGGTCCTCCTCGCACGAGGGGGCCAGCACGGTCATCGTCGGGATGCGCAGCGACAGTGACAGGTCGAGGATGCCGTGGTGGCTCGGCCCGTCATCGCCGGTGATGCCCGCACGATCGAAGACGAACAGGACGTGCGCGTCGTGCAGCCCGACGTCGAGGTTCGCCTGGTCGAACCCGCGGGCGAAGAAGGTGGAGTACACCGCGAACAACGGCAGCTTGCCGGCGTGCGCCATCCCGGCGGCCGCCGTGACGGCGTGCTGCTCGGCGATCCCGACATCGAGCACGCGTTCGGGGTCCCGCTCGGCCAGCGGCAGCAGCCCGGTCGAGCCCGGCATGGCGGCGGTGATCGCGACCAGGTCGGGCCGCTCGTCCGCGAGCTCGAGGACCGCCTCGCTGAACGCCTGGGTCCACGACCGCGGCTTGCTGCCGGTCGAGCGCCCGGTGGCGATGTCGAACGCCGAGGTGTCGTGCAGCTTCTTCTCGGGGTCGGTCTCGGCCGGCTCGTAGCCCTTGCCCTTCTGGGTCAGCACGTGCACGAGCACCGGGGTGTCGAGCCGGGCGGCGGTGACCAGCGCGTGCTCGAGCTTGCCGACGTCGTGGCCGTCGTAGGGGCCGAGATAGCGCACGCCCAGCGCCTCGACGAAGGCCTGCAACGCGGGCGCCTCGGACACGGCGGCCTTCACGGCTCCGAAGCCGGCGTCGGTCAGGCGCTCCACCAGCGGGACCCGGTCCAACGCGCGGTCGAAGCGGCCGCGCACCTTGCGGTACCGCGGGTCCGTGCGCAGGTCCGCCAGCCGCTCGGAGAGCCGGCTGACCGTCTCCGCATACGACCGGCCGTTGTCGTTGAGCACGATGATCGCCGGCAACTGGTGGTGGCCGAGGTT belongs to Egicoccus sp. AB-alg6-2 and includes:
- the dxs gene encoding 1-deoxy-D-xylulose-5-phosphate synthase, with the translated sequence MVLETIDSPADLKALPAEQLPLLAEELRAAIVAAVARVGGHLGSNLGVVELGIALHRTFDSPRDQLVWDTGHQAYVHKMLTGRRPLFDTLRQAGGLSGYPCRAESPHDLVENSHASTALSWAFGLARAQVGLPREERRRVVAVVGDGALTGGMAYEALNNLGHHQLPAIIVLNDNGRSYAETVSRLSERLADLRTDPRYRKVRGRFDRALDRVPLVERLTDAGFGAVKAAVSEAPALQAFVEALGVRYLGPYDGHDVGKLEHALVTAARLDTPVLVHVLTQKGKGYEPAETDPEKKLHDTSAFDIATGRSTGSKPRSWTQAFSEAVLELADERPDLVAITAAMPGSTGLLPLAERDPERVLDVGIAEQHAVTAAAGMAHAGKLPLFAVYSTFFARGFDQANLDVGLHDAHVLFVFDRAGITGDDGPSHHGILDLSLSLRIPTMTVLAPSCEEDLQALLGVAAGLDGPVSLRFPKGAAVAGAGLGVKAADRALGLRARRLRAGEDVCVLAVGDRVSAALEAAELLAEQGYDAAVWDVRSVRPADPAMLDAAAAAPLVVTVENGVVGGGAGAELVDRLVERVGVRHAPPVLKLGVPDGYLPHGKPDHIMAELGLDAAGVAAATRKVLTDDR